A genomic window from Tolypothrix sp. PCC 7910 includes:
- the nadC gene encoding carboxylating nicotinate-nucleotide diphosphorylase, whose translation MSNFGILPPWLVLDPLLHSWLLEDIGRGDRTTNSLLVKDVKPGTAKWVAKAPGIIAGLPVAGRVFQLVNEKVSFVSMTDEGAWCEAGQLVAKIHGPLDALLMGERVALNLAMRLSGIATLTNKYVEQIADLPAQLVDTRKTIPGLRLLEKYATSVGGAINHRMGLDDAVMIKDNHIAAAGGIGEAITRIRSHIPYPLTIEVETESLEQVKEALEHQADIIMLDNMSLDIMSDAVQLIRQKYSHIKIEASGNVTLDTIRAVAQTGVDYISSSAPITQSKWLDLSMKIPLQ comes from the coding sequence GTGAGCAATTTCGGTATCTTACCCCCTTGGCTTGTCCTTGACCCCCTGTTGCATAGCTGGTTGTTGGAAGATATTGGTCGGGGCGATCGCACAACCAACAGCCTACTAGTTAAAGATGTCAAGCCAGGAACAGCTAAGTGGGTAGCAAAAGCTCCCGGAATTATTGCTGGGTTACCTGTTGCGGGTAGGGTATTTCAGCTTGTAAATGAGAAAGTTAGCTTTGTGTCAATGACAGATGAAGGTGCATGGTGCGAGGCTGGACAATTAGTAGCAAAAATTCATGGGCCTTTAGATGCGCTGTTGATGGGGGAAAGAGTTGCTCTTAACTTAGCTATGCGTTTAAGCGGTATTGCAACTCTTACTAATAAATATGTAGAGCAAATTGCGGATTTACCTGCTCAGTTGGTGGATACGCGCAAAACTATACCAGGACTGAGGTTGTTAGAAAAATATGCAACATCTGTGGGAGGAGCGATTAATCATCGCATGGGGTTGGATGATGCGGTGATGATTAAGGATAATCACATTGCGGCAGCTGGAGGAATTGGCGAAGCTATTACCCGTATCCGTTCTCATATTCCTTATCCACTAACGATAGAGGTAGAGACAGAAAGCTTAGAGCAGGTGAAAGAAGCTTTGGAGCATCAAGCCGACATTATTATGTTAGATAATATGTCTTTGGATATAATGTCTGATGCGGTGCAATTGATTCGCCAAAAGTATAGCCATATCAAAATTGAAGCTTCCGGTAATGTGACTTTGGATACGATTCGTGCTGTAGCACAGACTGGTGTGGATTATATTTCTAGTAGCGCACCGATTACGCAGTCGAAGTGGTTGGATTTGAGTATGAAGATTCCGCTTCAGTGA
- a CDS encoding magnesium transporter CorA family protein encodes MLILLSFSQNHLEVFTSDDVNAILERISSSDNVWLRCIRFRDRTAIAKIINHFGLQPSRVDMVFNHFPLGIDEDIEDSLFDNYEIMTNQIKNREFEIVRGSIIVGSNFILTFETTEIRILTILNNNIQKGIINLQLHNVDYLIYLIYRDILNNYYTVFDYISRQLDDLEDAVLENSGDESTYQKIATMRQSTRCGRRNFQSIKSLLAMIDYEDFQWLSPPVKELFHQELAHQVDKLWQEYQALRIWMSELLEIQRDNTASKTSQRINRLTILSTVFLPLTFITGFYGMNFEYMPELKQPWAYPLLICVMVLIVISSIIYAKRQSWL; translated from the coding sequence ATGCTAATTCTGCTCAGCTTTTCTCAGAATCATCTGGAAGTATTCACCAGTGACGATGTCAATGCCATACTGGAGAGGATTAGTAGCTCTGACAATGTCTGGTTGCGTTGTATTCGCTTCCGCGATCGCACTGCTATTGCCAAAATTATCAACCACTTCGGACTTCAGCCATCTCGTGTTGACATGGTTTTCAACCATTTTCCTCTAGGTATTGATGAAGATATAGAGGATTCTTTATTTGATAACTATGAAATTATGACTAATCAAATAAAAAATCGCGAGTTTGAGATAGTGCGTGGCAGCATTATAGTTGGCAGTAACTTTATTCTAACATTTGAAACTACTGAAATCAGAATTTTAACTATTTTAAATAATAATATTCAAAAAGGAATTATAAATCTACAACTTCATAATGTAGACTACCTTATATATCTTATTTATAGAGATATCTTAAATAATTACTATACTGTATTTGACTATATTTCTAGACAGCTTGATGATTTAGAAGATGCAGTTTTGGAGAATTCTGGCGATGAGTCAACCTACCAAAAAATTGCGACAATGAGGCAATCTACTCGCTGCGGTAGGCGTAATTTTCAAAGCATTAAGTCTCTGTTAGCTATGATAGATTATGAAGATTTTCAATGGTTAAGTCCGCCAGTAAAAGAACTATTTCATCAAGAATTAGCTCATCAAGTAGATAAACTTTGGCAAGAATACCAAGCGTTGAGAATATGGATGTCAGAATTACTCGAAATTCAACGTGATAATACCGCTAGCAAAACGAGTCAAAGAATTAACCGCCTGACTATCCTTTCCACAGTATTTTTACCTCTAACCTTCATTACTGGTTTCTATGGTATGAACTTTGAATATATGCCTGAATTAAAGCAACCTTGGGCTTATCCTCTTCTGATTTGTGTGATGGTATTAATTGTGATTAGCAGTATTATTTATGCTAAACGCCAAAGTTGGCTTTAG
- the adhE gene encoding bifunctional acetaldehyde-CoA/alcohol dehydrogenase, which produces MKITNIEELELLVQKVKAAQAKYANYSQEQVDLIFKKAALAANAERIRLAKMAVAETGMGIVEDKVIKNHFASEFIYNKYKHEKTCGIVEEDHTFGIQKISEPVGIVAGIVPVTNPTATTIFKALIALKTRNAIIFSPHPKSKKCTVESAKIILKAAIAAGAPEDIIGWIDEPTVDLSKALMQHPDIRLILATGGPGMVRAAYSSGNPSLGVGAGNTPAVIDSSAHIQTAVSSILLSKTFDNGMICASEQSVVVVDDVYEKVKQEFISRGAYFLNDEEKQKLGNVILKDGRLNPAIVGQSVENLAKLAGISLPNDDWGEDNYFQAPKIYKVLIGEVDTVGSSEAFAYEKLSPILAMYRASTFHEAVDKAEQLIEFGGLGHTSVLYTNPANLDDIAYFENKMKTGRVLINTPSSQGAIGDLYNFKLDPSLTLGCGTWGGNTVSDNVTPHHLVNIKTVSQRRQNMLWFRIPPKVYFKYGCLPIALRDLVGKQRAFIITDKPLFDLGIVDKVTQVLDEIGVRHDVFHDVEPDPTLSNVNKGLALLRSYQPDVIIAIGGGSPMDAAKVMWLMYEYPDVEFEGLAMRFMDIRKRVYELPPLGQKAIMVAIPTTSGTGSEVTPFAVVTDDRVGVKYPLADYALTPNIAIADPELTLDMPKKLTAYGGIDALTHALEAYVSVMASEFTDGLALQAIRLLFKYLPSAYKNGANDPKAREKVHYAATIAGMAFANAFLGICHSMAHKLGSTFHVPHGLANALMISHVIRYNATDIPFKQAIFPQYKYPNAKDRYAQIADHLRLGGNTADEKVELLIREIENLKRQIDIPATIKQALGDEDQEFYAKLEEMAEQAFDDQCTGANPRYPLMNDLKELYVLAYQGCRIDAALYHSTPDFFDGDVGFHKVEV; this is translated from the coding sequence ATGAAAATCACTAATATCGAAGAATTAGAATTACTTGTACAAAAAGTAAAAGCCGCCCAAGCCAAATATGCAAATTACTCTCAAGAACAAGTAGATTTAATCTTTAAAAAAGCAGCTTTAGCTGCGAATGCAGAACGGATTCGTCTCGCTAAAATGGCAGTTGCAGAAACAGGTATGGGAATTGTAGAAGATAAAGTGATTAAAAATCACTTTGCCTCAGAATTTATCTACAACAAATACAAACATGAAAAAACCTGCGGCATTGTGGAAGAAGACCATACATTTGGGATTCAAAAGATTTCTGAACCTGTAGGGATTGTTGCTGGAATTGTCCCTGTAACTAACCCAACTGCGACAACAATTTTTAAGGCGTTAATTGCTTTAAAAACTCGTAACGCCATTATATTTTCGCCCCATCCTAAATCGAAAAAATGCACTGTCGAATCAGCAAAAATTATCCTGAAAGCTGCAATTGCTGCAGGTGCGCCAGAAGATATTATTGGTTGGATTGATGAGCCAACGGTAGATTTATCTAAAGCTTTAATGCAACATCCAGATATTAGATTAATTTTAGCCACTGGCGGGCCGGGAATGGTGCGTGCTGCTTATTCTTCTGGTAATCCATCGTTAGGTGTGGGTGCTGGGAATACTCCAGCAGTAATTGATAGTAGCGCCCACATTCAAACTGCTGTTAGTTCAATTTTATTAAGTAAAACCTTCGACAACGGTATGATTTGTGCTTCGGAACAATCAGTTGTTGTAGTTGATGATGTTTACGAAAAAGTCAAACAAGAATTTATCAGCAGAGGCGCATATTTCCTCAATGATGAGGAAAAACAAAAGCTGGGTAATGTAATTTTAAAAGATGGCAGATTAAACCCAGCAATTGTAGGACAATCAGTAGAGAATTTAGCGAAGTTAGCAGGAATTTCTCTTCCAAATGACGACTGGGGTGAAGATAATTATTTCCAAGCACCCAAAATTTATAAAGTCTTAATTGGTGAAGTTGATACAGTGGGATCTAGTGAAGCTTTTGCTTATGAAAAATTGTCACCAATCTTGGCTATGTATCGTGCCTCGACTTTCCATGAAGCTGTAGATAAAGCCGAACAATTGATAGAATTTGGTGGGCTAGGACATACATCAGTACTGTATACAAACCCTGCAAATTTAGATGACATTGCTTATTTTGAGAATAAAATGAAAACCGGGCGTGTCCTGATTAATACGCCATCTTCTCAAGGCGCAATTGGCGATTTATATAACTTTAAGCTAGACCCATCTTTAACTTTAGGTTGTGGTACTTGGGGAGGTAATACAGTTTCCGATAACGTCACACCGCATCACTTGGTAAATATTAAGACGGTATCGCAACGTCGACAAAATATGTTGTGGTTCCGAATTCCACCTAAAGTCTATTTCAAATATGGTTGTTTACCTATAGCTTTACGAGACTTAGTAGGTAAACAACGCGCCTTTATCATTACAGATAAACCGTTATTTGATTTAGGAATAGTCGATAAAGTTACCCAGGTGTTAGACGAAATTGGCGTGAGACATGACGTATTTCACGATGTTGAACCTGACCCCACATTATCGAATGTCAATAAGGGATTAGCTTTACTCAGAAGTTATCAACCGGATGTAATTATTGCCATTGGTGGCGGTTCGCCAATGGACGCAGCTAAAGTCATGTGGTTGATGTACGAATATCCCGATGTGGAATTTGAAGGCTTGGCGATGCGGTTTATGGATATCCGCAAGCGGGTTTATGAATTACCGCCTTTGGGACAAAAAGCAATCATGGTGGCGATTCCTACAACTTCAGGTACTGGTTCAGAAGTAACACCCTTTGCAGTAGTCACAGATGACAGAGTAGGCGTGAAATACCCCTTAGCAGATTATGCCCTGACTCCGAATATTGCGATCGCAGACCCGGAACTGACCTTAGATATGCCCAAAAAATTAACGGCATACGGTGGTATTGATGCGTTAACTCATGCCTTAGAAGCCTACGTATCGGTAATGGCAAGCGAATTTACAGATGGTTTGGCACTACAAGCAATCAGATTATTGTTCAAATATTTACCAAGCGCCTATAAAAATGGTGCGAACGACCCGAAAGCACGGGAAAAAGTACATTACGCCGCCACAATTGCAGGTATGGCCTTTGCGAATGCCTTCTTGGGTATTTGTCACTCAATGGCGCACAAACTTGGTTCCACCTTCCATGTTCCCCACGGACTAGCTAACGCCTTGATGATTTCCCACGTCATCCGCTACAACGCTACGGATATTCCATTCAAGCAAGCAATATTCCCGCAATACAAATATCCTAATGCTAAGGACAGATATGCTCAAATAGCCGACCACTTGCGCTTAGGTGGCAATACAGCCGATGAAAAAGTGGAATTGTTGATTAGGGAAATTGAGAATCTCAAACGTCAAATTGATATTCCTGCCACGATTAAACAAGCGCTGGGAGATGAGGATCAAGAATTCTATGCCAAGCTGGAAGAAATGGCAGAACAAGCATTTGACGACCAATGCACAGGCGCAAACCCTCGCTATCCGCTAATGAACGACCTGAAAGAATTATATGTTCTAGCCTATCAAGGTTGTCGTATCGATGCCGCACTCTATCACAGCACCCCGGACTTTTTCGATGGTGATGTCGGATTTCACAAGGTAGAGGTGTAG
- the pflA gene encoding pyruvate formate-lyase-activating protein, with amino-acid sequence MHNLKFPNCSNENHTIENNQRLPEIITSGYIHSIESCAAVDGPGIRFLIFTSGCPLRCLYCSNVDSRYLENGKQVSVDELVIEIQKYTSYMRYSHGGVTISGGEPLMQAGFVREIFKRCQELGIHTALNTSGFCNLTSAKSVLEFVDLVLLDMKSFDSATYTKVTGGNIEPTLAFAKYLNEINKPTWMRFVLVPGLTDNRENMTGLADFIAPFKNVERLEVLPFHKMGEYKWQELGYEYLLKNTSPPSPEQIQAALDIFRSREIFAI; translated from the coding sequence ATGCACAATCTCAAATTCCCCAATTGTTCAAATGAAAATCACACAATAGAAAATAATCAAAGATTGCCAGAGATAATTACTTCCGGCTACATCCATTCTATAGAAAGTTGTGCAGCAGTTGACGGGCCTGGTATTCGATTCTTAATTTTCACATCTGGTTGTCCTCTGCGCTGCCTTTATTGCAGCAATGTTGATTCCCGCTATCTAGAAAATGGTAAGCAAGTCAGCGTTGACGAACTAGTAATAGAAATTCAGAAATATACATCTTATATGAGATATTCTCATGGAGGTGTGACCATCAGTGGTGGAGAACCATTGATGCAAGCTGGATTTGTCAGAGAAATATTTAAACGTTGCCAAGAATTAGGTATTCACACAGCTTTAAATACTTCAGGATTTTGTAATTTAACATCAGCTAAATCTGTATTAGAATTTGTAGATTTAGTTTTGCTGGATATGAAATCATTTGACTCAGCAACTTACACTAAAGTTACAGGTGGTAACATTGAACCAACCTTAGCATTTGCTAAATATCTGAATGAAATTAATAAGCCTACTTGGATGCGATTTGTTCTAGTTCCAGGTCTAACTGATAATAGAGAAAATATGACTGGGCTAGCAGATTTTATTGCTCCCTTCAAGAATGTTGAAAGATTAGAGGTCTTGCCGTTTCATAAAATGGGAGAATATAAATGGCAAGAATTAGGATACGAATACCTCTTAAAAAATACTTCCCCACCATCTCCAGAACAAATACAAGCAGCATTAGATATATTTCGCAGTAGAGAAATTTTTGCGATTTAA
- the pflB gene encoding formate C-acetyltransferase — translation MLAQWKGFNSGKWIEEINVRDFIQNNYTLYNGDESFLAATTATTQKLWDQVKELMSVEREKGILDTDTEVVSTITSHQPGYINRELEQVVGLQTDKPLKRAIMPLGGIRVVKDALKAYGYELNPKTAEIFTKYRKTHNDGVFDAYTREMRLCRHYGIITGLPDSYGRGRIVGDYRRVALYGVDALIEDKKAQLQSLELDVINEETIRQREEISEQIKALFELKTMAASYGFDISQPAATAKAAVQWLYFGYLAAVKEQNGAAMSLGRVSTFLDIYFERDLQQGTITESEVQELMDHFVMKLRMVRFLRTPDYNQLFSGDPTWVTECVGGVSEDGKPLVTKNSFRILHTLYNLGAAPEPNLTVLWSESLPDNFKRYCAKVSIDTSSIQYENDDLMRLYWGDDYAIACCVSAMRVGKQMQFFGARVNLAKCLLYAINGGKDEKSGEQVAPAIAPITSEYLDYQQVWDQLEIMMAWLAKAYINTLNVIHYMHDKYCYERIEMALHDRDILRTMACGIAGLSVVTDALSAIKYAKVKVLRNETGLAVDYEITGDFPKYGNNDNQVDEIAVDLVTAFMTELRKHPTYRQATPTQSVLTITSNVVYGKKTGNTPDGRKAGEPFAPGANPMHGRDSKGAVASLESVAKLPYEYAQDGISNTFSVVPSALGKLEVDQISNLVGMLDGYFHDGGHQINVNVLQREMLMDAMEHPELYPQLTIRVSGYAVNFIKLSREQQLDVIQRTFHERF, via the coding sequence ATGTTGGCACAATGGAAAGGCTTTAATAGTGGCAAATGGATCGAAGAAATCAACGTCCGCGACTTCATCCAAAACAATTACACTCTTTACAATGGTGATGAATCTTTTTTAGCAGCTACAACTGCAACCACTCAAAAACTCTGGGATCAAGTCAAGGAATTAATGTCAGTTGAACGCGAAAAGGGGATTCTCGATACAGATACAGAGGTTGTCTCGACAATTACCTCCCATCAACCGGGTTATATTAACCGGGAACTAGAACAAGTAGTAGGATTACAAACCGATAAACCGCTCAAACGCGCAATTATGCCGTTAGGTGGGATTCGTGTGGTTAAAGATGCGCTCAAAGCTTACGGTTACGAACTGAATCCCAAAACTGCAGAGATATTTACCAAATACCGCAAAACTCATAACGATGGCGTATTTGATGCTTATACCCGCGAAATGCGCTTATGTCGTCACTATGGGATCATTACCGGCTTGCCTGATTCTTACGGACGGGGCAGAATTGTCGGAGACTATCGAAGAGTAGCTTTGTATGGCGTTGATGCTCTGATTGAAGACAAAAAAGCACAACTGCAGTCTTTAGAGTTGGATGTGATCAACGAAGAGACGATTCGCCAGCGTGAGGAAATTTCTGAACAAATCAAAGCATTGTTTGAACTGAAGACAATGGCTGCAAGCTATGGGTTTGATATTAGTCAACCCGCAGCTACAGCAAAAGCAGCTGTGCAGTGGCTATATTTTGGCTACCTTGCAGCTGTCAAAGAACAAAACGGTGCGGCGATGTCGTTGGGACGAGTTTCAACGTTCTTGGATATCTACTTTGAGCGAGACTTACAACAAGGGACAATCACCGAATCCGAAGTGCAAGAACTCATGGATCATTTCGTAATGAAACTACGAATGGTGAGATTTTTGCGGACACCGGATTACAATCAACTCTTCTCCGGCGATCCCACGTGGGTTACAGAATGTGTTGGTGGTGTTAGTGAAGATGGCAAGCCTTTGGTGACGAAAAATAGTTTCCGTATCCTGCATACTTTGTATAATTTAGGTGCTGCACCAGAACCAAATTTAACAGTGTTATGGTCAGAAAGCTTGCCAGATAACTTTAAACGTTACTGTGCAAAAGTTTCAATTGATACTAGCTCTATCCAGTACGAAAACGACGATTTAATGCGCCTGTACTGGGGAGATGATTATGCGATCGCCTGTTGTGTCTCCGCGATGAGAGTTGGGAAGCAGATGCAGTTTTTTGGTGCACGAGTCAATCTGGCTAAGTGCTTGCTGTACGCCATCAATGGTGGTAAGGATGAAAAATCAGGGGAACAAGTTGCACCTGCGATCGCACCAATCACATCGGAATATCTAGACTATCAACAGGTGTGGGATCAGTTAGAAATCATGATGGCGTGGTTAGCAAAAGCTTATATCAATACCCTCAATGTCATCCATTACATGCACGATAAATACTGCTACGAACGCATTGAAATGGCCTTGCACGACAGGGATATTTTACGCACAATGGCTTGCGGGATTGCAGGTTTATCGGTGGTAACTGATGCGTTATCCGCCATCAAATACGCCAAAGTCAAAGTTTTGCGGAATGAAACCGGATTAGCTGTCGATTATGAAATTACTGGCGATTTCCCTAAATATGGTAACAATGACAATCAAGTTGATGAAATAGCCGTGGATTTGGTTACCGCATTCATGACTGAACTGCGTAAACATCCAACTTATCGCCAAGCCACACCCACACAATCGGTACTGACGATTACCTCCAACGTTGTCTATGGGAAGAAAACAGGGAACACACCCGATGGAAGAAAAGCTGGAGAACCCTTCGCGCCTGGTGCGAACCCAATGCACGGACGTGATAGTAAAGGCGCAGTAGCTTCTCTAGAATCAGTAGCCAAACTTCCCTATGAATACGCGCAAGATGGTATTTCCAACACCTTCTCGGTTGTACCATCTGCTTTAGGTAAGTTAGAAGTCGATCAAATCAGCAACCTTGTAGGAATGCTTGATGGGTACTTCCATGATGGCGGACATCAAATCAACGTTAACGTCTTGCAGCGAGAAATGTTGATGGATGCTATGGAACATCCAGAGTTATATCCGCAATTAACTATTCGAGTGTCTGGTTATGCGGTGAACTTTATTAAATTGTCCCGCGAACAGCAACTTGATGTGATTCAGCGGACATTCCACGAACGATTTTAA
- a CDS encoding MoxR family ATPase: protein MDNPNLQTHQLPSQEIYQRIFNNIQKVIKGQSTAIRKLLSAFASGGHVLLEDYPGTGKTTLAKALAYSVDVTFKRIQFTPDLLPSDILGLSMLDPNERTFHFHEGPIFAHIVLADEINRASPRTQSALLEAMAEFQVSIDGNLRKLKDPFFVIATQNPVESRGTYPLPEAQMDRFALQFSLGYISPEDEVNLLSDQIQQHPIDTIQPCVDLQDIMTLKQQVKQVRISQELKTYLVDIVNATRSAPGVQLGASPRASIALMKIAQALALFDGYEFVTPEHIQELAVSVIAHRLVMEPQARFSGRTATSVVEDILKSVTVPV, encoded by the coding sequence ATGGATAATCCTAACCTACAAACTCATCAATTGCCAAGCCAAGAAATTTATCAAAGAATTTTTAATAATATCCAAAAGGTGATCAAAGGGCAATCAACAGCAATTAGAAAATTGCTATCAGCCTTTGCTAGTGGTGGACACGTACTGTTAGAAGATTATCCAGGAACAGGCAAAACAACCTTAGCAAAAGCTCTCGCATACTCTGTAGATGTAACTTTCAAGCGGATTCAATTTACACCAGATTTGTTGCCTTCGGATATTTTAGGCTTATCCATGCTTGATCCCAACGAACGCACCTTTCATTTTCACGAAGGCCCAATTTTTGCTCATATTGTCTTGGCTGATGAAATTAACCGCGCTTCACCACGTACCCAATCCGCACTACTAGAAGCTATGGCAGAGTTTCAAGTCAGTATTGATGGGAATTTGCGAAAACTGAAAGACCCATTTTTTGTAATCGCTACTCAAAATCCTGTGGAATCTCGTGGTACTTACCCCCTCCCAGAAGCGCAAATGGATCGCTTTGCACTGCAGTTTAGTTTGGGTTATATATCCCCAGAAGATGAGGTGAATTTACTTTCTGACCAAATTCAACAACATCCTATCGATACAATTCAACCTTGTGTTGATTTGCAAGACATTATGACTTTAAAGCAGCAAGTCAAACAAGTCCGTATTTCTCAAGAATTAAAAACCTACCTTGTCGATATTGTTAATGCGACTCGCTCGGCTCCAGGGGTGCAATTAGGTGCTAGTCCAAGAGCTTCTATTGCTTTGATGAAAATTGCTCAAGCATTAGCCTTATTTGATGGCTATGAATTTGTCACACCAGAACATATCCAAGAACTAGCGGTATCTGTAATTGCTCACCGTTTGGTTATGGAACCACAAGCACGTTTTTCTGGGAGAACCGCCACCAGTGTTGTGGAAGATATTCTCAAATCTGTTACAGTTCCCGTTTGA
- a CDS encoding DUF58 domain-containing protein: protein MKLFIYRLFYFSYGIHRKLIRRVSVSGVLILLLAIASAVTGSSNESMNYQVVTFLLSIITIAIVYSLFFRYRFSANRYLPRFATAGVKLNYKIVIHNKSDKIQQGLKLFENWADPRPNFQDFLATSTTVKIRQRSLNQAFGYDRWLWLIARQQCGVALPIKLPALAPHSKTEIIGEIIPTHRGMMRLTGMTVARPDPFGLFNACKTIFLPQSLLILPKLYQLPPIQLPGVKKHQSGGVALASSVGDSEEFRSLRDYRPGDPLRKIHWKSWAKVGKPIVKEEQDEFFVRHALILDTFQSVNYSEILESAISIAASLACEVQTQESLLDLMFVGHEAYCFTFGRGLSHTDKMLEILASVVACQDKSFDSIIPVVLEKLSLLSGCICIFLCWDEDRKRLVNYLKTMGIHTLVLVVTNQAGELDNSDLASMNDQLATFHVLTLGNIQEELMHL, encoded by the coding sequence ATGAAACTTTTTATCTATCGTCTTTTCTATTTTAGTTATGGCATCCACCGCAAGTTAATTAGACGAGTTAGCGTTAGTGGAGTGTTGATTTTATTGCTAGCGATCGCATCTGCTGTTACTGGCTCTAGTAATGAAAGTATGAACTATCAAGTAGTGACTTTCTTATTATCTATTATCACCATTGCTATAGTTTATAGCTTGTTTTTTCGCTATCGCTTTAGTGCTAATCGCTATCTACCTAGATTTGCAACTGCAGGTGTAAAACTCAATTACAAAATTGTCATTCATAACAAAAGCGATAAAATTCAACAGGGACTCAAACTATTTGAAAATTGGGCAGATCCCCGCCCTAATTTTCAAGATTTCCTTGCAACATCAACAACAGTCAAAATTCGTCAGCGGTCTTTAAATCAAGCTTTTGGATATGATAGATGGCTGTGGTTAATTGCTCGTCAACAATGCGGTGTAGCTCTACCAATCAAGTTACCAGCCTTAGCACCTCATAGCAAAACAGAAATTATTGGTGAAATCATCCCTACTCACAGAGGGATGATGCGACTAACTGGGATGACAGTAGCTAGACCCGATCCTTTTGGTTTATTTAATGCTTGTAAAACTATTTTTTTACCCCAATCTTTATTAATTTTACCTAAGTTATATCAGCTGCCACCAATTCAACTTCCTGGCGTAAAAAAACATCAATCTGGTGGTGTAGCTTTAGCTTCTTCTGTAGGTGATTCAGAAGAATTTAGGTCATTGCGTGATTATCGTCCGGGAGATCCACTGCGAAAAATTCACTGGAAAAGCTGGGCGAAGGTTGGTAAGCCAATTGTTAAAGAAGAACAGGATGAGTTTTTTGTCAGACACGCGTTGATTTTAGATACATTTCAAAGCGTGAACTATAGCGAAATTTTAGAATCAGCAATCTCAATTGCTGCTTCATTAGCCTGTGAAGTACAAACCCAAGAATCGTTATTAGATTTAATGTTTGTCGGTCATGAAGCTTATTGTTTTACCTTTGGTAGAGGACTCAGCCATACTGACAAAATGCTAGAAATTTTAGCATCTGTTGTTGCCTGTCAAGATAAATCTTTTGATTCAATTATTCCTGTAGTACTAGAAAAATTATCTTTATTGAGTGGCTGTATCTGTATCTTTCTTTGTTGGGATGAAGATAGAAAAAGATTAGTTAATTATCTCAAAACTATGGGTATCCATACTTTAGTTTTAGTTGTTACCAATCAAGCAGGTGAATTAGATAACTCTGATTTAGCCTCGATGAACGACCAACTAGCAACCTTTCATGTTTTAACTTTGGGCAATATACAAGAGGAACTAATGCATCTATGA